The genomic DNA GGTAGCGGCCGGCCTGCCGATCGGCGCAGGTGCACCCGACGTGCTTGCCGCGGCCGAGGATCACGTGGTCCTCGACCGGGTGCTGTTCTCGCCGGCGCCCGACTACCTGTTGAAGGTGAAAGGCGACTCGATGCGCGACGAGGGCATCTTCGATGGCGACCTCATCGGCGTGCACCGCACGCCGCAGGCGCGCTCCGGCGAGATCGTGGTGGCGCGCATCGACGACGAGATCACGGTCAAGCTGCTGCGCATCGGCAAGGACCGCATCCGGCTGCTGCCGCGCAATCCCGATTTCGCGCCGATCGAGGTGCAGGCCGGGCAGGACTTCGCCATCGAGGGCCTGTACTGCGGCCTGGTCAGGCCCAACCGCTGATGCGCAGCGCGTCGCACCTTTTCCGTTCGATGCACGGGGCGTTTCCTGACAGTCGCGGTCGCCGCCGGCCGATCGCGGTGTCCGGGCCAGCAACCGACGATGCAGGGCAGGCGGACGTGGTCGCAGCCCGTGCGACCGCCGCCACCTAGGCTGCGTCCCGACAGATCCTCTTCAACAGATTTCCCACTTTCCGGAGACCACGATGGACGAGAACAAGAAGCGCGCGCTCGCCGCCGCGCTGGGCCAGATCGAAAAGCAGTTCGGCAAGGGCTCGGTGATGCGTATGGGGGACCGGGTGGTCGAGGCCGCGGAGGTCATCGGCACCGGTTCGCTGATGCTCGACATCGCGCTGGGCATCGGCGGCCTGCCCAAGGGCCGCGTGGTCGAGATCTACGGCCCGGAATCCTCGGGCAAGACCACGCTGACGCTGCAGGCGATCGCCGAGTGCCAGAAGAACGGCGGTACCGCGGCCTTCATCGACGCCGAGCATGCGCTCGACCCGATCTACGCCGCCAAGCTCGGCGTGAACGTCG from Luteimonas sp. YGD11-2 includes the following:
- the lexA gene encoding transcriptional repressor LexA yields the protein MKLTATQHAVLALIAERIEAEGMPPSQTEIARALGFSSVRAAQYHLEALEAAGAIERVPGRARGIRLLVQAPAPHQDSLDLAGDLASQALRLPVLGQVAAGLPIGAGAPDVLAAAEDHVVLDRVLFSPAPDYLLKVKGDSMRDEGIFDGDLIGVHRTPQARSGEIVVARIDDEITVKLLRIGKDRIRLLPRNPDFAPIEVQAGQDFAIEGLYCGLVRPNR